Below is a genomic region from Sneathia vaginalis.
TAAAATATAGATTAAATACTGTATCTTATTTCCTAAAAAATCTACTTTATTCCTTAATTTAAAGAATGCTAATCCAGACTTAATTACACCTTCATCTGGTCTTAAATGTGGTATACCCACATTGCTTGTTATAATATAATAAGGACCAATCTCCTTAGTTATATTAATTAATTTATTGATATATTTATGTTCAATATATCCATTTTTTTCTAATATATTACAGGTATTTTCTAACGCATCCTCCCAATTTCTAGCTTGAATATTAAAATTAATTAATTCCTTTTTAAACATACTGCTACCTTTCTATTTATATGATAAATAAGATTTTAAATCTTCTACATTTTGTATTTTATTTAAATCTTGTCCATTATCGATTATTTGTAAAATGTTATCAATTAATTCCCTTGAATCATCGCAATTAATATGAACAAAAAACAATAATTTCACCCTTTTTCTTCCAGGGAATATTATAGGGTACTTAAGATATATGATATATACACCAGTTTTATAATTTTCATTTTCAACCTTTGCATGAGGTAGAGCAATATTTTTGGTAATTATCATATATGATCCATATTCATTGATAGTATCAATAATTTTATTTGCATAATCATCATTTACAATGCCAAGTTCAACCATTTTTGAAACGCCATATCTTATAGTGTCTTCCCATGTATTAAATTTTATCTTACAGAATTCTATGTTATTAAAGTATTTCATTGAAATTGTCTCATACTTAAGGGTGTTAAATTCGTTTATTAGTGTTTGCCTTTGAATAACATCAATGTCATGATTTTCTTTTAGATTTAATAATAAATTTTCATAATTTAAACTATTATTTTTTATCTCAAATAAAGAATCTAATTTCTTTAATTCTTTATTTGTTAAGAATGGTGAAATTTTAATTTTATTTCCAAAATCGATGTTATCCACATCAATAGTTGAAATTAATATATCATATTCATTTATATCAATTTGTTTTAATTGCATAAGAGAGATAATATCAATCTTATTAAAATTGTATCTATTAGTTAGTTTATTGATTAATATCTTAGTAGTACCATAACCACCTACGCAAAGTAATAATACTTTCTTATAATTTTTACAGTTATTATTATTTCTTTCTATTGATGCTTCGAAATGTACTGCATAAAGTAAGATTTCTTCTATACTGAATTTTATTTGAAAAATATTTTCTATATACTCTATTTCTTTTTTTACAACTTCAATTAACTTATTAGTCATAAATTCATCAAATAGGTAATTAAGATCACCTAATTTAATGTTTTTTTTACATCTATATATTGATTGTGGTATGTGATTTTCAAGCCCTTTTAGCAAAAATTTATCTTGTATAAAAGGAATGTTTGTTGCTATAGACATATTATCTATGAAGTTTCGAGTTATGATTCTAAATTCTATCCATTTGTCGGTTATAATATTGTCATAATTAGAAATTGTATTTATTATAAATCTATAAAATGCATTTATTTCATATTTATTAACGTTAAGTTCACTAAATGCTAATACAATAGCGTTATATAGTTTTATATTACATATTTCATTATCAATATCTTTTTTTAAGGTTTTACCGTTTTTAATACGGACTATTAATACTAAAATATATGTAAATACCAAATTATTATTTATCATATAATTAATATTTAGCTTATTATAAATATCAAGTGCTAAATTATATGATTCCATTATTAAATCTGGCATCTTGTTATTCTTGTTCTCAAATACTACAGTTGATAATGTTTCAAATGCCTTTTTTCTTACATCTATTTCATTTCCATCTAAAAAATAATGACCATCAAATTTTATTGAGATATTGTATAAAGTATCTTTTAATTTTATTAAATCTTTTTTTATTGTAGCTTTAGTTACAAATAAATCATTAGCTATTTTTGATAAACTTATAAAATTTTCAGAAATTAGACATAAAAAAATGTAGTTAATTCTTTCTATAGAACTTAATTTCAAGCATTTATTCAAATAAGATAAAATATTGTTTGGAGTATCATTTAGTTTAAAATATATTTTTTTATTCTTTAAATAAATTTCTCCCCAGTTATGATTATTTAAAGTCATTGATAAAA
It encodes:
- a CDS encoding BglG family transcription antiterminator, producing the protein MLVNMLTIKIFDLICVNEITDSYHILKVLDLNERKFRYELDILSMTLNNHNWGEIYLKNKKIYFKLNDTPNNILSYLNKCLKLSSIERINYIFLCLISENFISLSKIANDLFVTKATIKKDLIKLKDTLYNISIKFDGHYFLDGNEIDVRKKAFETLSTVVFENKNNKMPDLIMESYNLALDIYNKLNINYMINNNLVFTYILVLIVRIKNGKTLKKDIDNEICNIKLYNAIVLAFSELNVNKYEINAFYRFIINTISNYDNIITDKWIEFRIITRNFIDNMSIATNIPFIQDKFLLKGLENHIPQSIYRCKKNIKLGDLNYLFDEFMTNKLIEVVKKEIEYIENIFQIKFSIEEILLYAVHFEASIERNNNNCKNYKKVLLLCVGGYGTTKILINKLTNRYNFNKIDIISLMQLKQIDINEYDILISTIDVDNIDFGNKIKISPFLTNKELKKLDSLFEIKNNSLNYENLLLNLKENHDIDVIQRQTLINEFNTLKYETISMKYFNNIEFCKIKFNTWEDTIRYGVSKMVELGIVNDDYANKIIDTINEYGSYMIITKNIALPHAKVENENYKTGVYIIYLKYPIIFPGRKRVKLLFFVHINCDDSRELIDNILQIIDNGQDLNKIQNVEDLKSYLSYK
- a CDS encoding PTS sugar transporter subunit IIA; this encodes MFKKELINFNIQARNWEDALENTCNILEKNGYIEHKYINKLINITKEIGPYYIITSNVGIPHLRPDEGVIKSGLAFFKLRNKVDFLGNKIQYLIYILALNSNEHIDKIQSITSILEDKNLFESLNNNKFNIDEFIKYINNKGDVKL